Genomic window (Nicotiana sylvestris chromosome 7, ASM39365v2, whole genome shotgun sequence):
aaatcctcctgtactaaatcaatatgcaactccatcccaaaatctcaatccatgGCCAATACCGactccgccacaacatcaccatcaaccaaatCAGTACCCACCAGCCatcacttaccacactccccaaaacacaccacaacctattcccgatccccaaaactccaccaatgaccatcattacacccaagtccctagcACCCATCAAATCAGCCCTATATACgtagaaaccgtacctcactccaTCCAGCCCATCTCTTATAAACAAGAATCCTCCGAAAAGGacttgctcattaaaaacatggttgaagaactcaagaagctaaTAAGTcaagttcagggtgtcgaaggcggcaaaggaatagaaggtatgaactatgaagacctatgcatccagccagatgtagaactactagagggatacaaacctcccaagtttgaaatgttcgatgacacaggagatcccagagtccatttgaggacctaTTCTGACAaacttgtcggggtcgggaaagatgaaaaggtccggatgaagctctttatgaggattCTTACTagggatgctttgtcctggtatatcaaccaagatcccaagaaatggtccaattaggTAAGTATGGCAttggatttcatggaccggttcaggctCAATACAGAGAACGCAACAGATATTTtatacattcagaatcttaagaagaaacctactgagacctTCCGTGAGTATgttactcgttggaggtcagaagtgGCCAAGGTCATGCTATCTTTGGACaaagaacagatgaacaaattcttcgtcagagcacaggatctgcaatattatgaaaggttgatggttatcgaaaatcataaattctctgatataatcaaacttggagaaaggatcgaggaaggaatcaagatcaggatggtaacgaattttgaggcactacaggccacaaataTGGCATTACAATctggtggcatatcgaagaagagagatgttggggcagtaatggtggcccagggtcCAAAATCTCCGCTtatctatcaaacacctccacccacatatcaaaaacctccatccacataccaagcatcaccgcctacatatcagccttcatcttctagatattcccaaccagccactatccatcacacctataatttcCAACCATCCCATctccaatcacctccaactcaccaaaactttccaagaccaagacccaacttcgaccgcaagccacccagacaatacaccaccATTGCTGAGCACATCGACCAATTGTATAAAAGGTTGAAAGTCGTGTGTTATGTCACTCATATTcctgctgtggcattagaaaactcatcccaatgggtcaatccgaacaaaacttgtgctTACCATTTCtatatgaaggggcacaccactactgagtgccgaacattgaaggataagatctagacactattgacaacaaggtcatacatgtAAAGGAAGTCGCACCCAATATCCGCAATAACCCCCTCCCTGATTATAGAGGTGGTGGAGTATatgtgatagagacgaatgaacaatgggaccctgaggggtcaattgggcttattagagaaggtgatgactttaaagttgcagtcacacttacccctatcgtggtacagactcagtcaccaataGAGGTTGAGATAactgcatcagttctattcgaggtagaggtggctccgcccgcggccacccccgctccatttgaagtagaagtggtcacacctttcactgtgatGAAATCAACCATAcctccattcaactcaaaagaaataccctgggattatgttgtcgAGGCTCGGCAAAAATGGAAGGCCAAGGTAGGAGAATCTGAcgttgcacaaggaatgactaggactggaagagtctatacacctgaacacttgggaggatcaagtaaggaTGCTACTACTAGgaagcctatcattgagacaAGTCTAGATGACTTAtagaggaaagtacaagcaaagcaTTATTctgtcattgatcatttgaacaaaacccccgctcagatatctatcctctcactgttgcaaaattcagaggtgcataagaacgctttaataaaagtattgagcgaagcttatgtatCCAATAATATCACTGGCGAAGAAATGGCCAATTGGGGCAAGtgttggaaagtcataagattatcttctaCGAAGATGAGCTACTGCCTGAGGGGTTGAAtaacaatcgagcattgcatataacggtgcaatttgaagacaagttcattgctagggtcctggttgacggaggttcaagcctaaatatttgtccattggacactctgaaaaggttggacaaaggtttccatgaaatgtCGGTAgtaagcatgaacgtgaaagatttcgatgggtcccaaagggccacgatcggggaaatcaacctttgcttacaAATGggtccaacttggttcgacgtcgagtttcaggtgcttgacataccagccgcATATAATCTTTGACTGGGCTGACCACGGATCTATGCCACTAGagtcgtgccttccacactatatcaagccatgaaatttgaatggaatcgcCAGGAGGTgatcacggagatgggagtaaccccatttacactagtcaaaccatccaggccattggacatagaagaacgCTAGGAGGGGAAATCTATTATCACATTGAACAggtcaatgccatcgagaaggataaatggtggagcagtaaaatagaaagcatattggcttggtctggatatgaacccggcaaagggttgggaaagaacctttaaggtatcactaaaccgatacagttgaaaaatcatggtaccacctttgggcttggataccagtacacatggaAAGAGTATAgaaattggtcgcctccatggcgtggaccgtactaccctctcgagcaactagTGCCACAtctggaacaagcttttcaccaagctgatacgatATGGGGGATTGTAGAGGAGGAAGCACtcgctgggttgaagaatttgttcttggaggatgaggacatggactgcagtACCATAATTGAGAAGgatgaggaagaaggcctcaccattcaaaccgtaaagaagggagttgttctcaggaactggactgccacaccatcccgagcccgccgagtccatgggtagcttggcagattttacttctatagccataaatgctcgattcatcgagccgtacttgtctggatgatttttcagttttaatcaaatgcatttgctcttttttattcattactatttttacacttttctttctacagcgttattattacttttcctgatgaacccgTGACTATGACATGTAATAAGGCAATGCAACATGAAGATAGTGATTCAGacgaagaagatgagatacccgaggaaattgttagagaggttgaaaattttgagaataagcctaagtctaaTCTGGACGAAATCGAAGCAGtgaatttgggagacgccgagactgccaaggagactcgcatcagcatttatttgtcaccaacagagaaagaAGAGTATATCCGttcctgaaggaatatgaggacatttttgcatggtcatatgatgacatgaccgacTTAAGCACGTCTATAGTGTCTAACAAGTTGCCCACTAATCCCATGTGCCCGCTAGTCAAGCAGAAACtaagaaagttcaaaccagacataagcctgaaaatcaaggaggaagttaccaagcagatcaaggccaaagttctcagggtagttgagtacccaacctggttagctaacattgtgtcagttccgaagaatgatgggaaggtcagagtatgtgttgactatcaggatttaaaccgagcaagtcccaaggacgacttcccactgccaaatatacacatcctaatcgataattgtgccaagcatgaactccaatcctttgtagattgtttcacaggttatcaccagatttggatggatgaagaagacccAGAGAAGGCAACTTTCATCACACCgtggggtgtatactgttacaagatgatgtcattcggtctgaagaatgctagggccacttatatgagagccacgacaaccatcttccatgatatgatacacaaggaaatagaggtgtatgtggacgacgtcattatcaaatccaagagggccacaaGTCACAcagcggacttgagaaagttctttgacaggctaaggaggtacaattttaaactgaatcccgcaaagtgtgcagGGTTCCGCAGAAacattattgggattcatcgtcaatcgtcgagggatcgagctggatccatctaaagttaaggctattcaggagttaccaccacctaagagaaAAAAGgccgtgatgagcttcctaggacgtctcagcTATATCAgttgcttcatagcacagtccacagtcatatgtgaacccatcttcaagatgctgaaacaagctggacagaggattgtcagaaagcttttgacaagatcaaggagtacctgtccacaccaccagttttggtcccgccagagccaggatgacctttgctactctatctatctgtattagatggagccttcgggtgtgttttgggacaacatgacgagacaggaagaaaggagcaagccatatattacttgagtaagaagttcacaccttatgaagcacgatactctctgcttgaacgcacttgctgtgctttgacctggacagcccacaaattgaggcattacttctatgcctacactacatacctcatatccaggatggaccctctgaagtacatattccagaaacccatgccaactggaaagttggccaaatggcagatactgttgagtgagttcgacatcgtctacgtaacttaaaaggtggtcaaaggacaagcattggcagatcaccttgctgaaatttgttaggaggagaatacgaacccttgaaaatgtattttcctgatgaagaagtatcattcatagAAGAAGACATTACCTTAGCATACAAcgattggaggatgttctttgatggagctgcatatttcaaaggagtgggtattggagcagtcttggtatcagaaatgggtcaacattatccgatatctgctaaacttagatttccctgcaccaacagcATGGCaaagtatgaagcttgcatactagggctcaacatggcaatcgacatgaacatctaggagttgctggtgatcggtgattcagacttgctcgtgcaccaggtacaaggagagtgggccactaAGAATTCCacgatattgccatatctgcactaTGTGCATGAATTGAGAAAGCGGTTCAAGAAGATAGAATTTCGACATattcccagaattcagaatgagtttgccgatgcattggccaccttatcatctatgatacaacatccagataagaattatattgatcccattccagtgaggACCCATGATCAGccagcatattgtgctcatgttgaagaaaaaacagatggaaaaccttggttccatgacatcaaggagtatttgttaAAGGGATAATATTCGGAGCATGCAAACCATACTCAAAAGTGCACaatccggagattgtccaatcatttcttccacagtagaggaaacttgtacaggagaactcctgatttaggtctactaagatgtgtcgacgcaaaagaagcttctaaactgCTTAAGGATGTACTTGTTGGGGCATGCagcccacatatgaatggttttattttagctaagaagatacttagggccagttgtcgcacctcctttttccgcccccgtgaGGGGCGTAGGgggttttctccaattaaaggacagtcgaaacgggatttgtttgtttgtttcagagtcgccacctgggaattttaaggcgtcccaagtcaccaattttaatccctgaatcgaggagaatatgactctgtttattattctgcgaaccagaaatccggataaggaattctgttaacccgggagaaggtgttaggcattcccgagttccgtggttctagcacggtcgctcaactgttatatttggcttgattattttgatttattaaatacatttttattgcatgattttattgttaccgcttctatttaaattgtttataattaaagacccttcttcgaatcgaatcacgcgtacgtgtattcgttttatatattaatattttttaacgtgaaaatcgtgtcacgcgtacgtatacacaatataataattattatttatttatttttaaaattttttattataaaaaaaagaagacttaagttcgaaattgtgctaaaaataaaattaagaacgttcgtcgctcttgtataattaaatattgaaccgcacatctcgagttatatgaaattaatattgatattctccgaagagccccctttttattaaatgttcgttcgaagttgcgcgaacgcataatccgaattgcttttagaaatataatcaggttacgcgaacgcatccctaatcacgcaaaagattcttaatagtagtatagattttccataaatgtttattgcatctatctatttttaaatgtaagaatcgtggagaattaccgattgggatgccaccaaatttcttgacaaagaattcaaaatttattaggcgttgctacaagtcttattttacgcgtatgaattatatacctcaaaactattcaaattttaaagaattaatgatatgaaaaagaaacaaacaacatgtaactaaaaatactaccatttttatcgtggatacaacattaacatatccaaaaattgaatcgcatataaaactggaaaaaagaattaatttgataaacaaattaatagtttctgaagaatttttattgttacatttaatgagaattctatttctacatatccttgacataaaatgttgcaattcgtgcttgtaaatcccatatccttctcatatacttgtttttaatccaaagttataattgtttggttaatttgtttacaaagattgagtttgagataaataaaccaattcttattctctgcctatgcgactatttgcaaacacttaactctatattttgtaaaaaaatcattgacattatttcatatattaaaagaaatgagttgatcgcgttcctaaaataactaagccattagttattaagaaagagaactaatctactaattgatttaatactatattaaccaactaaaacaaaactgaaatttaaactaataaaatttaaatgagtagaagacatccttataattccaaacttcatttacttgccatgttgaagctcttcacaacatgagtttaaaagatatgtacctgatattggaagcaaaagaaaatgaagatgaaaatcagcaacagtaataacagtgcaatagcaacaactgcccagcaacagtaacaacccagtaacagaccggtggagtagtaatcccaaaaacaaaagctttaagctttaaatgtaacaacaaccattaatactaatttgaaacaaagaaagaaagcaatagatttttttagcttttatttttattttgaaagcttaaatatttttcggaatttttctctcttctattctctgtccgtttttttctctctGTATTTCTTGTTGTCCCTTTTTttcttgtcttgtgttcaagacttcatatatataatctcatcccataaatctttccattaattaaaatcaatactttttctctacccaacccattatctttccactcatccccattacattaaataaacatatcacaccaccccattttattttgtcccccatgcttcatttaaaataatgcaagattccccctttaaattaaatcttgtcccccctttatattaaataatcatatcacaacccaccccatttcattttgtcccccatgcttcaaataaacaatttcaaaatgtacaatccctaaactaccccctccgaccttactgaaattaccaaactacccctgaacgtactacaaatttaccaaactacccatcagctataacacatcaattaatcaaacttaaccaaaatatagacaatatgatcaatttctaacaatgttcaaacaacaatatgaacatggatgaacatcataacaacaatatcacatgaacacgattttaacaacatttcaacaacaaatcacatgaacacgaattgaacaacaaagaacaactaaaatttgattgaacaatattttagcaacaaacaatcctattttcggattcaacaacaacaacaaacaaagtatgaagatttctaaattcaatcatattgaacttaaaatcaactctaacaacattacaacaaacaattcttatattaaactttaaacaagattatgagaacaattcaagcaataatcataaatggtaaacaagaaatcaaactatacaaaattcggattcaagatcatccaaacaaagtatgaacatgaatgaatctattttaagacaacaaacatgacggattaaacgattaaaacaatatattcctttaatacaactaaattctttaaacaaataacaagatcgacgaagaaacaattatgaacttaaacttgaacttaacaatattaacaatttctaacaatacataaacacatgaaacaaattgaagaaatagttgattaaatttcaatttgaatctaacaaacatcaaactaacaaatacttacttaaacaataatacaaacatgaaataaacatgaaaacaactaattaaacttctattttgaaatctgaaaattaatttaacgaaacatatgaacaaactaaaattatttcaactacggacaaacaaaacaaaaattgaattctttaacgattttggatccggaaaatatcaaacaaaaatatggacaaaaataaaactaaaaaaaaacactaaccggattgaaataatgacgaacttgaacggaaacaaatctgcccggaaacaaatatcgcatCAAAACTACCAACGCCCTAACAAATCTTGCCTTCAACGATAAACTCACCTTcctttgacgaactcaaaacatcACACAACGACTTCGACGGATTAAACTTGATGGAGAAGCAACAACGTCGAGCAGCAGTGAAGATGTAGCAGTTAACGCAGGCAGCAGCTGGCAGCAGTAGGCAGCAACAGCAGCGGCggaaacgcagcagcagcagcgacGGAATGACAGCACCAGCAGCGGCGGAACGGCAGCAGCAGCGGCGCAACAACGTCATGGACATGGCAGTCAAAACTGAGGCAGCAGCAACACAGCTGAAGCAGTGGTGAAGCAGCAGCATGTCGGGCTGGTCGGAGAAGAGAACGGAGCAGCAGCGCGAGCTGAAAAGCAACCATGGTCGTTTGGGACGATGGTAATGGCAACTATGGTTGTTTGTACGTTGGGCTTCAATGGCGGAAGGGGAAGGTCGTTGGTGGTTGAAGCTAGGGTGGTGACGACATGAGGAGGTGTTCGTGGGGATGAGGGTGAGGCAGAGGGGGAAAGGGTAGCTGCCATGGGTGCTTgcttgaagcttgaggaagaagaagaagataggaaagggggggtggcggattagttaggaatttttagggttttttctcctttttttcttttgttttgtgttgtttgtaagataataggggtgttgggttatggactgggtcgacccagttcgaaatggactgggtcgtagggaagattaggccattttttgggcctgtggcttgaaattgaagaagaggcctaattccgactttctttatattttcgctctcttttcttcttttattttttctaaaactaaattataaaaatacttaaactattattaagaactaaattaagttataaaagcgcaaattaactcccaataacaattaacacacaattaagtattaattaagcataaaattgtatatttggacattaaatgctaaaaatacaaacgatgcctatttttgtaatttttaatttttgtaaaacaaatttaattactaacaattgtagaattaaatcctatatgcaaaatgcgacatatttttgtatttttttattaatttagcaaataaacatgcacagataaatacaaataattattcaaaatatcacaaaatatcacaaaatttcacaccaagaaaaattattttattttttgaattttttgggagtaattctcatatagggcaaaaatcacgtgcttacagctgcccctctttgcccgaagacacgaagggttttcgtgcaaagataaagcgagcgatttttgcccattcgagtactccgttgaagcattttttgaaaaagatttgaccgaacctttgcttcaaaggtttcctacatatcctgggctaaacaggaatcaggtcaatgtagttcgggaaactttggtagctgggactaccgttggactgcactgttactgttgttgcatgctattactactgcttaccgatctccttgttacaacgtgcttaaaagaaaacaagaagctaggctagagtacaatttgtttttgttgccttgcttccttgtctgcttgcatttcttccggtacttttcttcttttgacacatgcacttgagtttgtgctgtgacctcttgttgcaaccttctgcttcccggtgccggggaattttattgtttcctgctggggattcctattgtaaccctctgttttattgttctctgacttgatcttgaaatgtatgcctctgttatctgggcgggctcccaacttcaatacttgaaaattaaagacttgaaatgtatgcctctgttatctgggcgggctcccaagttcaatgcttgaaaattaaagactgaaatgtatgcctctgttctatgggcgggctcccaactttaacaacttttaaaaacgcctttcctctcttcaggcgggctcctgacttcaacaacaactttgaaaataatcgccattcctctcttcaggcgggctcctgacttcaaccaatacatcgccattcctttctttaggttggcaagatttcaacaacttttaaaaatgcctttcctctcttcaggcgggctcctgacaacaactttgaaaataatcgccattcctctcttcaggcgggctcctgacttcaaaccatacatcgccattcctttctttaggttggcaagatttcaacaactttttaaaaatgtctttcctctcttcaggcgggctcctgacttcaacaacaactttgaaaataattcaccattcctctcttcaggcggcctcctgacttcaacaaatacatcgtcattcctttctttaggttgacgagatttcaaaacttttaaaaatgcctttcctctcttcaggcgggctcctgacttcaacaacttttaaaaataaaatcctattcgagggcggatgaacccgaaatatcctattcgagggcggatgaacccaaatatcctattcgagggcggatgaacccaaaatatcctattcgagggcggatgaacccaaaatatcctattcgagggcggatgaacccaaaatatcctattcgagggtggatgaacccaaaatatcctattcgagggcggatgaacccaaaatatcctattcgagggcggatgaacccaaatatcctattcgaggtcagatgaacccaaaatatcctattcgagggcggatgaacccaaaatatcctattcgagggcggatgaacccaaaatatcctattcgagggcggatgaacccaaaatatcctattcgagggcggatgaacccaaagtatcctattcgagggcggatgaacccaaagtatcctattcgagggcggacgaacccaaagtatcctattcgagggcggatgaacccaaaatatcctattcgagggcggatgaacccaaaatatcctattcgagggcggatgaacccaaaatatcctattcgagggcggatgaacccaaaaatatcctattcgagggcggatgaacccaaaatatcctattcgagggcggatgaacccaaaatatcctattcgagggcggatgaacccaaaaatatcctattcgagggcggatgaacccaaaatatcctattcgagggcggatgaacccaaaatatcctattcgagggcggatgaacccaaaaatatcctattcgagggcggatgaacccaaaatatcctattcgagggcggatgaacccaaaatatcctattcgagggcggatgaacccaaaaatatcctattcgagggcggatgaacccaaaatatcctattcgagggcggatgaacccaaaatatcctattcgagggcggatgaacccaaaatatcctattcgagggcggatgaacccaaaatatcctattcgagggcggatgaacccaaagtatcctattcgagggcggatgaacccaaagtatcctattcgagggcggatgaacccattatatcctattcgagggcggatgaacccaaaaatatcctattcgagggcggatgaacccaaaatatcctattcgagggcggatgaacccaaaatatcctattcgagggcggatgaacccaaaatatcctattcgagggcggatgaacccaaaaatatcctattcgagggcggatgaacccaaaatatcctattcgagggcggatgaacccaaaatatcctattcgagggcggatgaacccaaaaatatcctattcgagggcggatgaacccaaaatatcctattcgagggcggatgaacccaaaaatatcctattcgagggcggatgaacccaaaatatcctattcgagggcggatgaacccaaaatatcctattcgagggcggatgaacccaaaatatcctattcgagggcggatgaacccaaaatatcctattcgagggcggatgatcccattttcaaaatcttggaattgtcttacctccgactgtttttcttcgaatcgtgttgtcttgctatctcttaaaacttgaattgatttcctcgttcttccgagaaaattttcgacaatggcagaaaatcttctgccccagttttggtgcttttccttgttctccaggtggacgcctgacttctgatatttcaactgttcttccttattctccaggtggacgcctgatttcttcttcaattcttcatcctcattctccaggtggacgcctgatttcttctttaattcttcatcctcattctccaggtggacgcctgacttcttcttaaatttttcatcctcattctccaggtggacgcctgatttcttctttaattcttcatcctcattctccaggtggacgcctgatttcttctttaattcttcatcctcattctccaggtggacgcctgatttcttctttaattcttcat
Coding sequences:
- the LOC138873203 gene encoding uncharacterized protein; its protein translation is MYFPDEEVSFIEEDITLAYNDWRMFFDGAAYFKGVGIGAVLVSEMGQHYPISAKLRFPCTNSMVQGEWATKNSTILPYLHYVHELRKRFKKIEFRHIPRIQNEFADALATLSSMIQHPDKNYIDPIPVRTHDQPAYCAHVEEKTDGKPWFHDIKEYLLKG